Proteins from one Coregonus clupeaformis isolate EN_2021a chromosome 25, ASM2061545v1, whole genome shotgun sequence genomic window:
- the mgaa gene encoding MAX dimerization protein MGA a isoform X4 yields the protein MAANKKKRIMVLREEGAAAPMALHSTASPPDLFGALKTGQASAVVANEEANIAATYTPGSVMGVGLTLNSAVRSNNQPDNLPPESTCRGIKVMLDNNNMWNEFFRCKTEMILTKQGRRMFPYCRFRISGLDPFQKYNLLMDINPMDNKRYKWTGKNWQMSGKAEAHVLRQIFIHPDSPASGHQWTQNPVSFYKLKLTDNTMDQEGNVILHPMHRYLPHLHVVSAEMATEDIQLNGPDVITFTFPQTEFFAVTAYQNLRMSQFKADFNPFASGPSWALKLKTSPSNDSKKNETRSPNELKPMKGLNGLKSLMAAKHSCKDTSAVDKGLCSADAQNVTLTDSETRSPNELKSVKGLSGLKSLMAKRNSKDTSAVDQGLLNSNAQNVTLADGDKSEVNIDGPSSRLKSSPSNEMKKDPSQSPNELKSAKSLNNLKSLMAKRNSKDTSAVGQGLLTSDTQNVMLADSNKSGVKISPLNESKKEDTKSNYELKPVKSLNNLKSLMAKRNSKDMSALDKGVLSADTKNVTRADSDKSWVNANEPSSCTPKLRSSPSNELKKVETTSQKEFNPLRSNLRFLMARLNSKDTLAVDQGLLSSHAQNVTLGESDNSRVKDNAPSSRKKSSPSKMKKDETISPKVRKPVKNTRKSLRGKRNFLKTSVADQGLTSSDAHTATVADSEKSVCNKESTDQSSCTTGPPQSNLTQLIRECHLKIRRCNVEITNTACNVEQTDTKGMVAKGKVVEVAVNDNLSQIPEALSGKTIKKVGTQDNGNTIDSEKDLFISSQSQEPVKTHVTIIDHSADEVESSQKASQSTSVSSEAKRTGSNEQQQGKAKLHKRPEPVPLPLLALYLQQLKSKSRPVRTKPKSPLPSTSSPSSAGPATDPAMVPTGYAVPPASDPVVQVTDPAGPALDPVVPAIAPTGPTTYYAGVPTDISVPNTDFLVPATNSLLPEPDPVLPTTDLSLLVPEPTLSIALSSHTPPLMLPFPDPLLPAPDSLIPAPALSSPAQELPSPVAVTLNLAADLSSLTSNHPSNAPALSSTPSVATLKPECTPSLPSPGPSLGGFEPSSPASLPDLEPPLPSPVQLKLVKALSLPVPASSFPALEQLPVPNLFVLSSELSSHASLLALPAPDPFLTTPFIPLLPSAHLNPLPFEAASFSSTSHPGSPPLDPASSFQVNYEPLTRPSTPSPLPFQLSPFSSLGPDPLSPTPSLADFTHFFTISDELEMTEDFPSSEAAPVPCPHVPTLITPSVPVSSTLPVGSSQPTQSIKPQRSKKRSRKGVKSAKGDPLRVIGGPTDVTMQPNLEEVEEQLFVSFTSKEALEVHLGEPACETTTAQPEKTPEAKENVGGPETTEERIAAFEKVLLEDLKVMKHRQVIHPVLQEVGLKMSLLDPTLVIDLQYLGVCLPLPPPILCPGPSTAGLASCPSGTVPFVSRTGKTTDFTQIKGWRDKIVPSDSSASSKPEVCSPIGFKDGLSSDVVPKNLSAFCSDMLDEYLANEGKLIDERAASFTQTTVVTPVTYQLPTKSTSYVRTLDSVLKKQAPAPSTTFVPPSPPKKLPLASKGPKKSDKRQQKQRSKQSRTKPTSAPTPLHIAPPPPPLMDHAAQAITHDDTIKTVKRRKRKPRVKTPPPAQDSVVSRPEVEEPPPADLAPVEDVSEPESAAAETRVVVPGLTKALLRQRDLEDGVVWEGKHRTCITEDRATVALTSLFTSTGFVCENPTAPIKMIKHRAPPCLNAFCRLGCVCASLAQDRRITHCGKMECIFGCSCLRQKVVVLKNLKGPDSSVSEEGPSKKRKKRKRMRMAYTLREAETVSEPAPRVRTLWKQTDGETDPEPLHAPTPVYLPWLPLQEEPSAVVREEEGTMTCARVRAFQSKSTNRPEDIDDHCKPIDSAPVSPSRKSEKSSSHGPQYTEPSKRLEIMSECKWRSLADRNFVLRIVCEHMAQDHLTNPFWVKGYLIKPLSQTLRNDGESRSVHYKVHISQVSQLDGVEEENGEEEWMEEEEEEEMEEGEMEEQRREDKEVEEGRSVEEKQSEQENKAVGKRKGLKWKGLPFLTGISPAGLLTANLKQPDISDQELVTVNGRSYPHAKIQLGMMGAMHPANRLAAYLTGKLQRPTGPEPSMAASVSSQQHPSETPEDTRCSTGQPVQLAATPTTSLTMVTTTTSVPSVASVAAGPKSIGDVSLPKTSPSSGVVPSPPMLVLPDPGTSNAVRMACPPTSQTPTPLIPLTPLTAGQRMVLQPVRSTSGATLYRNPNGQLIQLVPLSQLQALNPNLVMRNKGGLISLTTPACLASGSTATINSSPSSTSLTTWQNKGPGSRAPTITTVPFTVPKTPSSTTTAAPKTTPHEVTSSISGSKSFNIRNVSLSPTETNSGTYTLKIVPQTGNKEPIIITCPKVPAQPAQGSSKVMPIVGGFTVLQPSLKTTVITVKSPTKTVMDTGVKAATTSTVDSSVDSKVTSELYSWMLPRQKNTKPSVSHQFKFIKADTISTADSNTDPKIQHEVGRVLQPPPKTLRPPITPVTKTGVQVAADSNVDPKLLPRKACVNHPYQTWTGRQKKKKKKKKKRKEVEVVDLVEDEDDSDDMDEETDEKTENSSDETDSANSCVNKEDLTDVINKQLKHNVLERHRRYELQGRFQQLRETLELDVKAAKIKILKDAKEEIQVLTKKSTDVEKLRSSLTLERAVHVKKMSQLTGESEEQILTNIQYIGSQQKIEKLHVNWKKEGKVSSAVSSSSVVSSSSVVSTCCESEQRPRPCPLSKRTTEEAKGDKSMGGVTAEKEEVVALLEDTEDEKTDNSSDETEDSDDDYNNDIAKGHVIHFISDVEEEAVDIESVEDNPKKRTTPQLKAKHTKEHWDLLNQYERQRCAEFRKSFKALTETLDLGDPAPTNVFILGQAQKQVIDLRDKCEHLEKLKSALIEERAAYIKKISQKSGKREELILRKLQDISTKQKNIDVVFKGKRRGASSAPSSSVLPNKTISPSSTQQPKPKSLAPGLKLKVVPTPVPRSIPPQPALQRPKTSPIISPPSRKPPSTCHLSGNRTRPNILSRRKPQPPLESPPVHAGFLPPQMLSIVGGVIPSQQGITMSPVQPASSLLPVGRVTGIEMQQSLIPGVASVTISIPSMSQPISLTPPRNILNRGVPHIAKVISLVKAPPGVSGGAPRRPSPVKGRGSGLEDREVLGKQLDHSVECLKINDADGNSDEEDEDNEEGDVEDESLTSLLNEIVFLNQQITTDDNSSPRGLPVVTHKPPTESGEVGTDRSLPPPPQAEKEIIRNGDDERSLSPLFLRLDEDLLGLKEGQGQDEASKGPGLPVPQAEDLKVGFGTNEKPSETGSALAPIVNGHSPQGPACTAKGHGALQKALTPPPLLQMKVGVAKVLESNDKPGDALALPPLLQMRPMPRLAPLGLKNNPQT from the exons ATGGCCGCCAACAAGAAGAAGAGAATAATGGTGCTTCGTGAGGAGGGGGCAGCTGCGCCCATGGCACTGCACTCGACTGCCTCTCCCCCTGACCTATTTGGTGCCCTAAAAACAGGGCAAGCAAGTGCAGTTGTAGCCAACGAGGAAGCAAATATTGCAGCAACATACACTCCAGGCTCTGTAATGGGTGTTGGTCTTACATTGAACTCCGCTGTCAGGTCTAATAACCAACCAGATAATTTACCACCGGAGAGCACCTGCAGAGGTATCAAGGTGATGTTGGACAACAACAATATGTGGAATGAGTTCTTCAGATGCAAAACCGAGATGATACTAACCAAACAAGGCCGGAGAATGTTCCCTTATTGCCGCTTTCGCATCTCTGGTTTGGATCCCTTCCAGAAGTACAATCTGCTCATGGATATCAACCCAATGGACAACAAACGTTACAAGTGGACTGGGAAAAACTGGCAAATGAGTGGAAAGGCAGAAGCCCATGTGCTGAGACAGATCTTCATCCACCCAGACTCTCCAGCTTCTGGTCACCAATGGACGCAGAACCCAGTTTCATTCTACAAGCTTAAGCTCACTGACAACACCATGGACCAGGAGGGCAATGTCATTTTGCACCCAATGCACCGATACTTACCGCACCTCCATGTGGTCTCAGCTGAAATGGCTACAGAGGATATTCAGCTCAATGGGCCTGACGTAATAACCTTCACCTTTCCCCAGACTGAGTTCTTTGCTGTAACAGCCTACCAGAACTTACGCATGTCTCAGTTTAAAGCGGACTTCAACCCTTTTGCAAGTGGACCCTCTTGGGCTCTAAAGCTGAAAACGAGTCCCTCCAATGATTCGAAGAAGAATGAAACCAGATCTCCCAATGAACTCAAGCCTATGAAAGGCTTGAATGGCCTGAAATCTTTGATGGCGGCAAAACACAGCTGTAAAGACACTTCAGCAGTAGATAAAGGACTCTGCAGCGCTGATGCTCAAAATGTTACACTTACAGACAGTGAAACCAGATCTCCCAATGAGCTCAAGTCTGTGAAAGGCCTCAGTGGCCTGAAGTCTTTGATGGCAAAACGTAACTCTAAAGACACTTCAGCAGTAGATCAAGGACTCCTCAATTCAAATGCTCAAAATGTCACCCTTGCAGATGGTGACAAATCTGAGGTCAACATTGATGGACCCAGCTCCAGGCTGAAATCTAGTCCCTCCAATGAGATGAAGAAAGACCCCAGCCAGTCTCCCAATGAGCTCAAGTCTGCGAAAAGCCTGAATAATCTTAAGTCTTTGATGGCAAAACGCAACTCTAAAGATACTTCTGCAGTAGGTCAAGGACTTCTCACTTCCGATACTCAAAATGTTATGCTTGCAGACAGTAACAAGTCTGGGGTCAAAATAAGTCCCTTAAATGAGTCGAAAAAAGAAGACACCAAATCTAACTATGAACTCAAGCCTGTGAAAAGCCTGAATAACCTGAAGTCTTTGATGGCAAAACGCAACTCTAAAGACATGTCAGCACTAGATAAAGGAGTCCTCAGTGCAGATACTAAAAATGTTACACGTGCTGACAGTGACAAGTCCTGGGTCAACGCTAATGAACCCAGCTCCTGCACTCCAAAGTTGAGATCAAGTCCCTCCAATGAGTTGAAAAAAGTAGAAACCACATCTCAGAAGGAATTCAACCCTCTTAGAAGTAATCTGAGGTTTTTGATGGCAAGACTCAACTCTAAAGACACTTTAGCGGTAGATCAAGGACTCCTCAGCTCTCATGCTCAAAATGTTACACTTGGAGAATCTGACAATTCAAGGGTTAAAGATAATGCACCCAGCTCTCGCAAGAAATCAAGTCCCTCCAAGATGAAGAAAGATGAAACCATATCTCCCAAGGTGCGCAAGCCTGTGAAAAATACCCGAAAGTCTTTGCGCGGAAAACGCAACTTCCTAAAGACTTCAGTAGCAGATCAAGGACTCACCAGCTCCGATGCTCATACTGCTACAGTTGCAGACAGTGAAAAGTCAGTCTGCAACAAAGAGTCGACTGATCAAAGTTCCTG TACAACAGGTCCTCCCCAAAGTAACCTGACTCAGCTGATTCGGGAGTGTCATCTGAAAATAAGAAGGTGCAATGTGGAGATAACCAATACAGCTTGCAATGTTGAGCAAACAGACACTAAGGGCATGGTTGCCAAAGGCAAAGTTGTGGAAGTAGCTGTGAATGACAATCTGTCCCAGATTCCTGAAGCGTTGTCTGGGAAAACTATTAAAAAGGTGGGAACCCAGGACAATGGGAATACAATTGACAGTGAAAAGGACCTCTTCATTTCATCTCAGTCACAGGAACCTGTGAAGACCCATGTGACAATCATTGACCATTCAGCAGATGAAGTTGAAAGCAGTCAAAAGGCTTCCCAGAGCACCTCAGTGAGCTCTGAAGCAAAAAGGACAGGTTCTAATGAACAGCAGCAGGGGAAGGCTAAACTACACAAACGACCTGAACCTGTGCCTTTGCCCCTGCTTGCACTCTACCTTCAACAGTTGAAGTCGAAATCCAGACCTGTTAGGACCAAACCAAAATCTCCTTTGCCTTCTACTTCATCCCCATCTTCTGCTGGCCCAGCCACCGACCCAGCAATGGTCCCCACTGGATATGCTGTTCCTCCAGCCAGTGATCCTGTAGTTCAAGTCACTGATCCTGCTGGTCCAGCACTCGATCCCGTTGTTCCAGCCATTGCCCCCACTGGGCCAACCACATACTATGCTGGTGTACCCACCGATATTTCAGTCCCAAACACTGATTTTTTGGTTCCTGCCACAAACTCATTGTTACCAGAACCTGACCCAGTATTACCTACTACTGATCTGTCATTACTTGTCCCTGAACCTACCTTATCCATTGCACTATCATCCCACACTCCACCCCTCATGTTGCCATTCCCTGACCCATTGTTACCAGCCCCCGACTCATTAATACCAGCCCCTGCCTTGTCATCCCCAGCCCAAGAACTGCCATCTCCTGTAGCCGTCACATTGAACCTAGCGGCTGATCTATCATCACTTACCTCCAACCATCCCTCAAATGCCCCTGCACTGTCATCAACACCTAGTGTTGCCACCTTGAAACCTGAGTGTACCCCATCATTACCATCCCCTGGCCCTTCACTAGGTGGCTTTGAGCCATCATCACCTGCATCATTACCAGATCTTGAACCCCCTTTACCTTCCCCTGTTCAATTGAAACTGGTCAAAGCCCTTTCCTTACCTGTACCTGCCTCGTCATTCCCAGCCCTTGAACAATTACCGGTCCCAAACCTTTTTGTACTCTCTTCTGAACTTTCATCACATGCATCGCTGTTAGCACTACCTGCCCCTGATCCTTTTTTAACAACACCCTTTATCCCATTGTTGCCTTCCGCTCACCTTAACCCATTACCCTTTGAGGCAGCCTCATTTTCATCTACCTCTCACCCTGGCTCACCTCCCTTGGACCCTGCCTCATCATTTCAAGTCAATTATGAACCATTAACACGCCCTTCTACACCGTCTCCACTCCCATTCCAGTTATCTCCTTTTTCATCATTAGGTCCTGACCCATTGTCACCAACCCCTTCACTTGCCGACTTCACTCACTTTTTCACGATCTCTGATGAGCTTGAGATGACTGAAGACTTTCCAAGCAGTGAGGCGGCTCCTGTCCCATGTCCTCATGTCCCAACTTTAATTACCCCTAGTGTACCAGTTAGTTCTACTCTACCAGTTGGTTCTAGTCAGCCAACCCAGAGCATTAAACCCCAGAGATCTAAGAAGAGATCTAGGAAAGGAGTGAAATCTGCCAAGGGTGATCCACTCCGAGTGATTGGTGGACCCACAGATGTCACCATGCAGCCCAACCTCGAGGAAGTTGAGGAGCAGCTGTTCGTCTCTTTCACCTCCAAG GAAGCACTTGAAGTCCACCTAGGAGAGCCTGCATGTGAGACGACAACTGCACAACCTGAGAAAACCCCCGAGGCGAAAGAGAATG TTGGAGGACCGGAAACCACAGAGGAAAGAATAGCTGCTTTTGAGAAGGTTCTTTTGGAAGATCTGAAGGTTATGAAGCATCGGCAGGTCATACATCCTGTGTTGCAAGAAG TTGGACTGAAGATGAGTTTACTGGATCCCACTCTGGTCATCGACCTGCAATACTTAGGTGTTTGTCTACCTCTACCACCACCCATCCTATGTCCAGGACCAAGCACTGCAGGATTGGCATCTTGTCCAA GTGGTACAGTTCCCTTTGTTTCCAGGACGGGCAAGACAACAGACTTCACCCAAATCAAAGGCTGGAGAGATAAGATTGTCCCCTCAGACTCCTCAGCATCGTCCAAGCCTGAAG TATGTAGCCCAATAGGCTTTAAAGATGGCTTAAGTTCAGATGTGGTCCCGAAGAACCTGTCGGCCTTCTGCAGTGACATGCTGGATGAGTATCTGGCTAACGAAGGCAAACTCATCGACGAGCGCGCTGCCAGTTTCACCCAGACCACCGTCGTCACCCCTGTGACCTACCAGCTGCCCACCAAGAGCACCAGCTACGTCCGAACCCTGGACAGTGTGCTGAAGAAACAGGCACCGGCACCTTCTACCACCTTTGTCCCcccatccccccccaaaaaactgccCCTCGCATCCAAAGGACCTAAAAAATCGGATAAAAGGCAACAAAAACAACGCTCAAAGCAGAGCAGAACTAAACCAACTTCTGCACCAACACCATTGCACATTGCGCCACCACCACCGCCATTGATGGATCACGCAGCCCAGGCCATCACCCACGACGACACAATTAAAACTGTGAAAAGGAGAAAGAGGAAGCCGAGGGTGAAGACTCCTCCACCAGCCCAAGACTCTGTTGTGTCGAGGCCAGAGGTAGAAGAGCCACCTCCCGCTGACCTGGCTCCTGTGGAGGACGTCTCGGAACCAGAGTCTGCTGCTGCTGAGACCAGGGTTGTTGTTCCTGGGTTGACCAAGGCCTTGCTCAGACAGAGGGATCTGGAGGACGGAGTTGTCTGGGAGGGCAAGCATCGGACCTGTATCACAGAGGACAGGGCAACGGTCGCCCTCACCTCGCTCTTCACCTCAACG GGCTTTGTTTGTGAGAATCCTACAGCTCCCATTAAGATGATAAAACACAGAGCCCCTCCCTGCCTCAATGCGTTCTGCCGgctgggctgtgtgtgtgccAGCCTAGCACAGGACCGTCGTATTACCCACTGTGGAAAGATGGAGTGTATATTTGGCTGCAGCTGCCTCAGGCAGAAAGTGGTCGTACTCAAAAACTTAAAAGGACCagattccagtgtgtcagaagagGGCCCGtccaagaagaggaagaagaggaagaggatgaggatggCATATA CTCTCAGAGAGGCTGAGACGGTATCAGAACCAGCGCCGCGTGTGAGAACGTTGTGGAAGCAGACCGATGGAGAGACTGACCCCGAGCCCCTCCACGCCCCAACACCAGTCTATTTACCATGGCTTCCACTACAGGAAGAACCTTCAGCAGTG GTGAGAGAGGAAGAAGGGACCATGACATGTGCCAGAGTGCGTGCGTTCCAAAGCAAGAGCACAAACCGACCTGAGGACATTGACGACCACTGCAAACCAATAGACTCCGCACCAG TGAGCCCTTCCAGGAAGTCAGAGAAGTCGTCCTCCCATGGTCCCCAGTACACGGAGCCCTCCAAGCGTCTGGAGATCATGTCTGAGTGTAAGTGGAGGAGCCTGGCGGACAGGAACTTTGTGCTGAGGATTGTGTGTGAGCACATGGCCCAGGACCACCTCACCAACCCCTTCTGGGTCAAAGGTTACCTCATCAAACCCCTGTCTCAGACCCTGAGGAACGACGGCGAGAGCCGCTCCGTCCACTACAAGGTACATATCTCTCAGGTCTCGCAACTGgacggagtggaggaggagaacggtgaggaggaatggatggaagaagaagaagaagaagaaatggaggagggggagatggaggagcaGAGAAGGGAGGATAAGGAGGTGGAGGAAGGACGGAGCGTAGAGGAGAAGCAAAGCGAGCAGGAGAACAAGGCTGTGGGGAAGAGAAAGGGTCTGAAATGGAAGGGCCTGCCTTTTTTAACAGGAATTTCTCCTGCTGGCCTCCTTACTGCCAACCTAAAGCAGCCAGACATCTCAGACCAGGAACTTGTCACG GTGAATGGCAGGTCCTACCCCCATGCCAAGATACAACTGGGCATGATGGGAGCCATGCACCCAGCCAACCGACTCGCTGCTTACCTCACGGGCAAGTTACAGAGGCCTACAGGTCCAGAGCCGTCTATGGCGGCCTCTGTCTCATCACAACAGCACCCCTCAGAAACCCCTGAAGATACAAGGTGCTCCACGGGACAGCCGGTCCAATTGGCAGCCACTCCTACCACCAGTCTCACCATGgttaccaccaccaccagtgtTCCCTCTGTCGCTTCAGTTGCTGCGGGCCCCAAGTCCATTG GTGATGTGTCTCTTCCCAAGACCTCCCCAAGCAGTGGAGTGGTTCCTAGTCCCCCCATGCTGGTGCTCCCTGACCCAGGGACCAGTAACGCTGTCAGGATGGCGTGTCCTCCTACATCCCAGACCCCGACCCCTCTCATCCCCCTGACCCCTCTCACGGCAGGGCAGAGGATGGTTCTACAGCCGGTGCGGAGCACCTCAGGGGCCACCCTGTACCGGAACCCCAACGGACAGCTAATCCAGCTGGTTCCCCTCAGCCAGCTGCAGGCCCTCAACCCCAACCTCGTAATGCGCAACAAGG GGGGTTTGATCAGCTTAACCACACCTGCGTGCTTGGCCTCGGGGTCGACAGCCACCATTAACagctccccctcctccacctctctcaccACATGGCAGAACAAGGGCCCTGGTAGCAGGGCTCCCACCATCACCACCGTCCCTTTCACTGTCCCAAAGACTCCAAGCAGCACCACCACCGCCGCCCCTAAAACCACGCCTCATGAAGTCACTTCCTCCATATCAGGCTCCAAGTCTTTCAACATCCGTAACGTTAGTCTCTCACCCACTGAGACAAATAGCGGGACGTACACTTTGAAGATTGTTCCTCAGACGGGTAACAAGGAGCCCATCATCATCACGTGTCCCAAGGtgccagcccagccagcccaggGCTCCTCCAAGGTCATGCCTATAGTAGGGGGCTTTACTGTGCTGCAGCCTTCCCTAAAAACCACAGTAATTACTGTCAAATCCCCCACGAAGACTGTTATGGACACAGGTGTCAAAGCTGCCACCACCTCCACAGTGGACTCCAGTGTAGACTCTAAGGTCACGTCTGAGCTGTATAGTTGGATGCTGCCTCgccaaaaaaacacaaaaccGTCTGTAAGCCACCAGTTTAAATTTATAAAAGCTGACACTATCTCCACAGCGGACTCCAATACAGACCCTAAGATCCAGCATGAGGTGGGAAGAGTGCTGCAGCCTCCCCCCAAAACCCTCAGACCCCCTATAACCCCGGTTACAAAGACAGGTGTCCAAGTTGCAGCGGATTCCAATGTAGACCCCAAGCTCCTTCCTAGGAAGGCTTGTGTCAATCATCCCTACCAGACCTGGACAGGgcgacagaagaagaagaagaagaagaagaagaagaggaaggaggTGGAGGTTGTGGATCTGGTCGAGGATGAGGACGACTCTGATGACATGGATGAGGAAACGGATGAGAAGACGGAAAACTCATCTGACGAGACGGATTCTGCTAATTCCTGTGTTAATAAAGAGGATCTTACTGACGTCATCAAT AAGCAGCTGAAGCACAACGTGTTGGAGAGGCATCGGCGCTATGAGCTCCAGGGGCGCTTCCAGCAGCTGAGAGAAACACTGGAACTTGACGTAAAAGCTGCTAAAATTAAAATCCTCAAAGAT GCGAAGGAGGAGATCCAGGTCTTGACAAAGAAAAGTACCGACGTGGAGAAGCTGAGGAGTTCACTGACCCTGGAGAGAGCAGTTCATGTCAAGAAGATGTCCCAATTAACTG GAGAGTCTGAGGAACAGATACTGACGAACATCCAGTACATCGGTTCCCAACAGAAGATCGAGAAGCTGCACGTCAACTGGAAGAAAGAAGGGAAAGTCTCCTCTGCTGTTTCGTCCTCCTCAGTTGTCTCGTCCTCCTCAGTTGTCTCCACATGCTGTGAGTCTGAGCAGAGACCAAGGCCTTGTCCCCTCTCAAAGAGGACCACGGAGGAGGCTAAGGGGGATAAGAGCATGGGAGGAGTGACGGCAGAAAAGGAGGAGGTGGTGGCCCTTCTGGAGGACACGGAGGACGAGAAAACCGACAACTCCTCGGACGAGACCGAGGATTCTGACGATGACTACAACAACGACATTGCTAAAGGGCACGTCATTCATTTCATCAGT GATGTTGAGGAAGAGGCTGTAGACATTGAGAGTGTGGAGGACAATCCAAAGAAGCGCACCACTCCACAATTGAAGGCAAAACACACTAAAGAG CACTGGGACTTGCTCAACCAATATGAGAGACAACGCTGTGCTGAGTTTCGGAAGAGCTTTAAAGCCCTGACAGAGACTTTGGACCTTGGCGACCCGGCACCTACTAATGTTTTCATCCTCGGGCAG GCCCAAAAACAAGTAATTGACCTGAGAGACAAATGTGAACACCTGGAAAAACTGAAGAGTGCGCTGATCGAAGAAAGAGCAGCTTATATCAAGAAAATCTCCCAAAAATCTG gaaagagagaggagctcATCCTCAGGAAGCTTCAGGACATCTCTACCAAACAGAAGAACATTGACGTGGTGTTCAAAGGGAAGCGGAGAGGGGCGTCCTCAGCCCCCTCGTCATCAGTCTTACCCAATAAAACCATCTCACCAAGCAGCACTCAACAGCCTAAGCCAAAATCCCTGGCTCCCGGTCTCAAGTTAAAGGTGGTACCCACCCCTGTCCCCCGCTCTATCCCCCCACAGCCTGCACTCCAACGACCCAAGACAAGTCCCATCATCTCCCCACCCTCCAGGAAACCCCCCTCAACGTGTCATCTGTCGGGTAACAGGACCAGACCTAACATCCTGTCTCGCAGGAAACCACAACCTCCCCTAG AGTCCCCACCTGTTCACGCTGGGTTTCTCCCTCCTCAAATGCTGTCTATAGTGGGTGGAGTGATACCATCTCAGCAGGGGATCACTATGAGCCCAGTGCAGCCTGCCAGTTCTCTGCTGCCGGTAGGACGCGTCACTGGAATCGAAATGCAACAGTCTCTAATACCAG GTGTCGCTTCAGTCACCATCAGTATCCCCTCAATGTCACAACCCATTTCTCTCACTCCACCTCGTAATATCCTCAACAGGGGAG TTCCTCATATCGCCAAAGTGATTTCACTAGTGAAAGCCCCTCCAGGTGTGTCAGGGGGAGCtccgaggaggccatccccagtgAAGGGTAGGGGAAGTGGGCTGGAGGACAGGGAGGTGCTGGGGAAGCAGCTGGACCACTCTGTAGAATGTTTAAAGATCAATGACGCAGACGGGAACTCTGATGAGGAGGACGAAGACAACGAAGAAGGTGATGTTGAAGACGAGAGTCTGACATCTCTCCTCAATGAGATCGTCTTCCTCAACCAGCAGATTACCACAGACGACAACAGCAGCCCCAGAGGTCTTCCAGTGGTCACCCACAAACCACCCACTGAGTCTGGGGAGGTTGGGACGGACCGGTCCTTACCACCACCACCGCAGGCAGAGAAGGAAATCATCAGAAATGGAGATGATGAGCGCTCCCTCAGCCCCTTGTTCCTGAGACTTGACGAGGACCTTCTGGGGCTCAAAGAGGGCCAGGGCCAGGATGAGGCTTCCAAAGGCCCAGGCCTGCCAGTGCCACAGGCAGAGGACCTTAAAGTGGGTTTTGGAACCAACGAGAAACCATCAGAGACAGGTTCTGCTCTTGCTCCGATTGTCAATGGGCACAGCCCACAAGGACCAGCATGCACTGCAAAAGGTCACGGTGCACTTCAAAAGGCGCTGACGCCACCGCCGCTGCTGCAGATGAAAGTTGGCGTGGCCAAGGTGCTGGAGTCCAATGATAAGCCGGGGGATGCCCTGGCCCTGCCCCCGCTACTGCAGATGAGGCCAATGCCGAGGCTAGCCCCACTAGGACTAAAGAACAACCCTCAGACGTAG